In a single window of the Bacillus rossius redtenbacheri isolate Brsri chromosome 8, Brsri_v3, whole genome shotgun sequence genome:
- the LOC134534784 gene encoding uncharacterized protein LOC134534784: MNYIISLRLATLARKKKKLGLTQNPLPAGDGPATPTLPESPGGESSVPTVPDVTTMASSVAACTSRNTDDSTHTLSDDYQGNDDLPPLIVVYEPPLPQTDPGLSMLEGRMMVDVRHFMVQCRLLERHRCPISSSGTYFLESVNRYGLLTNFKFKCTHCNQEQQFKSEPVECLPVGRKRKCKIDTNLDINDKIVWGAISVGLGYGPLYELLSLIDMHPMSPGCFSYHENRIGEHWKAMLQKEMEDAALEEFSMAKDDGRICMVGNEEYAWTIGILDGGWSQRSYGHRYSAKSGCAIIIGFYTKKLLFLGVRNKYCTACIRSEQMEKEPTPHLCFRNWTDSSTAMEADIIVEGFRFCEAKYKLQFKKFVGDGDSSVHAAIVANVSYGRDVEKIECANHVVKNLKKNLYAIAKGIHMRHLSQSKIKALCRCARGCISNCGGDAMLLQSTLLNVPNHVFGDHKLCNLDVCERAGKTANPCSYDALPRELIVGIKQAFDRVRAKSQALVMDLTTNQAEMYMSLVARMAGGKQINRSQQGSYSRRATAAGLSFQLRYKWHGQTMKAITGHSPGVTVKRLMAKRQKQQANCRRRLDMNPHVPRKSESFKPQGDKSYGPHATQPPASGLELEILTESVMRSIELTVQERNDLEVQTRDQGSSQLWMKERRKRVTASFFGRVCKMRENTSCKVTVEAIVYSRVLENAATIHGLANERIAVALYEEQTGHTVKQCGLFVDLQHCFLAASPDGLVDEDGLVEVKCPYSARELNPLDAAMQLKTFFCRVVDGELCLNRSHNYYYQVQGQLHITRRKWCDFVVWTTKGISIERIVRDDCFWLEKMESKLLRFFNNCLLPELADPCRPRGQPIREPEYIIQAQESRSKKRKISDV, from the exons atgaattatattatttcacttAGGCTTGCAACATTAGCGAGAAAAAAGAAGAAGCTGGGGTTGACACAGAACCCTCTGCCTGCTGGTGATGGTCCTGCAACACCAACCTTGCCAGAGAGCCCAGGCGGTGAAAGTTCGGTCCCCACAGTGCCAGATGTAACCACCATGGCGTCTTCAGTGGCGGCGTGTACATCACGCAACACTGATGACAGTACACATACTCTGTCCGATGACTATCAAGG GAATGATGACCTTCCTCCGCTGATAGTGGTTTACGAGCCTCCATTGCCACAGACAGATCCGGGACTCAGTATGTTAGAGGGTCGAATGATGGTTGACGTTCGTCACTTCATGGTGCAATGCCGTCTTCTGGAGAGACAcag GTGTCCCATTTCATCTTCAGGAACATATTTTCtggaaagtgtcaacaggtacGGTCTgctgacaaattttaaatttaagtgcacTCACTGCAATCAAGAGCAGCAGTTCAAATCTGAGCCTGTGGAATGCCTTCCAGtgggaagaaaaagaaaatgcaaaatcGATACCAACTTAGATATCAACGATAAGATTGTTTGGGGCGCAATTTCGGTTGGTCTAGGCTACGGACCATTGTATGAACTATTGTCACTAATTGATATGCATCCTATGAGCCCGGGTTGCTTTTCTTATCACGAGAACAGAATCGGAGAGCACTGGAAGGCAATGTTgcagaaggaaatggaagatgctGCACTGGAAGAGTTCTCTATGGCGAAAGATGATGGACGCATCTGTATGGTTGGAAATGAGGAATATGCTTGGACCATAGGAATTTTGGATGGAGGTTGGAGCCAAAGATCCTATGGTCATAGGTATTCTGCTAAGTCTGGATGTGCTATAATAATTGGCTTCTACACTAAGAAATTGTTATTCCTTGGTgtgagaaacaaatattgtaccGCATGCATTCGGAGCGAACAGATGGAAAAGGAACCCACGCCTCACCTGTGTTTCCGGAACTGGACTGATTCTTCCACTGCAATGGAGGCAGACATTATAGTGGAAGGTTTCCGGTTCTGTGAAGCCAAGTACAAACTTCAATTTAAGAAGTTTGTTGGTGATGGGGATTCAAGTGTGCATGCAGCCATAGTTGCAAATGTTTCGTACGGAAGAGATGTTGAAAAGATTGAATGTGCTAACCATGTCGTGAAGAATCTCAAAAAGAATCTTTATGCCATAGCCAAGGGCATCCATATGCGGCATCTCAGCCAGTCGAAAATCAAAGCCCTCTGTCGCTGTGCAAGAGGTTGTATCAGCAACTGTGGGGGTGATGCTATGCTACTTCAATCAACACTTCTAAATGTGCCCAACCATGTGTTTGGAGACCATAAGTTATGCAATTTAGATGTGTGTGAGAGAGCTGGTAAAACAGCAAATCCCTGCAGTTATGACGCATTGCCTCGTGAATTGATTGTGGGAATCAAACAAGCTTTTGACCGAGTGAGAGCAAAGTCACAAGCACTTGTAATGGATCTCACAACCAACCAAGCAGAAATGTACATGTCATTAGTTGCAAGGATGGCTGGCGGTAAGCAGATAAACCGTTCACAGCAGGGGTCTTACAGCCGTAGGGCTACTGCTGCTGGTTTGTCTTTCCAACTTCGCTACAAATGGCATGGACAAACTATGAAGGCGATCACAGGTCACAgccctggagtgactgtgaagcgATTAATGGCAAAAAGACAGAAACAGCAGGCGAACTGTAGGCGAAGGTTGGATATGAATCCGCATGTACCACGGAAATCGGAATCATTTAAACCACAGGGTGATAAGAGCTATGGTCCTCATGCAACTCAGCCTCCAGCTTCTGGTCTTGAACTAGAAATTCTGACTGAGTCTGTGATGAGAAGCATAGAGCTTACAGTGCAAGAAAGGAATGATCTGGAGGTGCAGACACGAGATCAAGGAAGCAGTCAGTTGTGGATGAAGGAGCGGAGAAAACGAGTCACTGCTTCCTTTTTCGGACGTGTCTGTAAAATGAGGGAAAATACTTCGTGTAAAGTGACAGTGGAAGCGATTGTGTACAGTCGTGTATTGGAGAATGCTGCCACAATACATGGTCTAGCAAACGAGCGCATAGCTGTCGCTTTATACGAAGAACAAACAGGCCATACTGTTAAACAATGTGGTCTCTTCGTTGACCTTCAGCATTGCTTTCTTGCAGCTTCTCCTGATGGTTTAGTTGATGAAGATGGTTTGGTGGAGGTGAAATGTCCATACTCTGCAAGGGAACTTAACCCTTTAGATGCAGCAATGCAGCTGAAAACGTTCTTTTGCAGAGTTGTCGACGGCGAGCTTTGCTTGAATCGCTCTCACAATTACTACTATCAAGTGCAAGGGCAATTACACATCACACGAAGAAAGTGGTGTGATTTTGTCGTTTGGACAACGAAAGGCATTTCAATAGAAAGAATTGTGAGAGATGATTGTTTCTGGCTTGAGAAAATGGAGTCAAAATTGTTGCGATTTTTTAACAACTGCTTGTTGCCAGAGCTTGCTGATCCATGTCGTCCCAGGGGACAACCGATTCGTGAGCCAGAATATATTATACAGGCACAAGAAAGTCGTTCAAAGAAACGCAAAATTTCAGATGTGTGA